From a region of the Tachypleus tridentatus isolate NWPU-2018 chromosome 1, ASM421037v1, whole genome shotgun sequence genome:
- the LOC143233324 gene encoding zinc finger MYM-type protein 6-like, whose protein sequence is MVGESAGRVLSKVPLSNNTISHGIQHMAEDLNDQLIEKKKGKEFRLQLDEAMDNNKDAHLICCSWFVDDWTKCVAVCTDGDRSVSGCYEGLQALIRSKALYALWNHCMINSEALASKNLSPPLDLVMESLGDLTLPPYFTLIVPTLITFIRFHGTLYTPLTHIIAIVME, encoded by the exons atggttggtgaatctgCAGGAAGAGtgctttcaaaggtgcctttatccaaTAACACTATTAGTCATGGAATCCAACACATGGCTGAAGACCTCAAtgatcagctaattgaaaaaaagaaaggGAAGGAATTCAGGTTGCAGCTAGATGAGGCGATGGATAAtaacaaggatgctcatttgatttgctgCTCATGGTTCGTGGATG actggactaagtgcGTTGCCGTCTGTACCGATGGTGATCGCTCTGTGTCCGGCTGTTATGAAGGATTGCAGGCACTCATACGAAGCAAAGCTCTTTATGCACTGTGGAACCACTGCATGATCAACAGCGAAGCCCTTGCGTCAAAGAACCTGAGTCCTCCACTGGACCTAGTCATGGAAA GCTTAGGTGATCTCACATTACCTCCTTACTTTACCCTTATTGTACCAACACTCATTACatttataaggtttcacggcacCCTTTACACACCTCTTACACATATCATTGCAATTGTAATGGAGTGA